One genomic region from Acidobacteriota bacterium encodes:
- a CDS encoding D-tyrosyl-tRNA(Tyr) deacylase: MRAVVQRVRSAAVTVDEVVVGRIDVGFLVLLGVTVGDTDADLTYIVDKVANLRVFPDAEGRMNVDITGTGGALLVVSQFTLAGDCRNGRRPSWIAAARPDEAKAWYECAVQAWRARGLRVETGVFQADMQVALVNDGPVTLLLDSRRDF; the protein is encoded by the coding sequence ATGAGAGCCGTTGTCCAGCGCGTGCGATCGGCGGCGGTCACGGTCGACGAGGTCGTGGTCGGGCGGATCGACGTCGGCTTCCTCGTCCTGCTCGGCGTGACGGTGGGCGACACCGACGCCGACCTCACGTACATCGTCGACAAGGTGGCCAACCTCCGCGTGTTTCCAGACGCCGAGGGCCGGATGAACGTGGACATCACCGGGACGGGCGGCGCGCTGCTCGTCGTGTCGCAGTTCACGCTGGCGGGCGACTGTCGCAACGGCCGTCGTCCGTCGTGGATCGCCGCCGCGCGGCCGGACGAAGCGAAGGCCTGGTACGAGTGCGCCGTCCAGGCCTGGCGCGCGAGGGGGCTCCGCGTCGAGACAGGCGTGTTCCAGGCCGACATGCAGGTGGCGCTCGTCAACGATGGCCCCGTGACATTGCTGCTCGACAGCCGTCGTGACTTCTGA